A window of Dorea formicigenerans contains these coding sequences:
- a CDS encoding TetR/AcrR family transcriptional regulator yields the protein MQKKTDRRVRKTKTQLRNGLAMLMKEKSVGEITVKELVDQVDINRSTFYLHYPDISGLLYEIENDLAEEMERAIREHPIEKREDNGFYFLQDIFQVLDNNREIVSALVGPYGDIRFIQKVEVILARNSREVLEQMFPEKSDQMDYFYAYCLNGCLGFVKTWLADKKSCTPEFAADFIYRMVVSSMRAFCETREEV from the coding sequence ATGCAGAAGAAGACAGACCGCCGGGTCCGCAAGACAAAGACCCAGCTTAGAAATGGGCTCGCCATGCTTATGAAGGAGAAAAGTGTAGGTGAGATTACAGTAAAAGAATTGGTAGATCAGGTAGATATTAACAGATCTACTTTTTATTTGCATTATCCAGATATATCTGGGCTGTTGTATGAGATTGAGAATGATCTGGCAGAGGAGATGGAACGTGCGATCAGAGAGCATCCAATTGAAAAGCGAGAGGATAATGGATTTTATTTTCTTCAGGACATATTTCAAGTGTTAGACAACAATCGAGAGATTGTTTCTGCTTTGGTCGGACCTTACGGAGATATACGATTTATTCAGAAAGTGGAAGTTATTCTGGCAAGAAACAGCAGGGAAGTGTTAGAGCAGATGTTTCCGGAAAAAAGTGATCAGATGGATTACTTTTATGCATATTGCCTGAATGGCTGTCTTGGATTTGTAAAGACCTGGCTTGCCGATAAAAAGTCCTGTACACCAGAGTTCGCAGCAGATTTTATCTATCGAATGGTGGTCAGTTCTATGCGTGCTTTTTGTGAAACTCGTGAGGAAGTGTAG
- a CDS encoding ABC transporter substrate-binding protein has protein sequence MKKRLLAVLLTAAMVLGMTACGSKSNSGSSDKKEEAQSTDDIKECTIKFQYWADNTDYSSLMQDIIKKFNEENKYGITVEGEEVPWDGGGYSNTLFNAAMGGGAPDVATFKLSATPMFTNNNLLADLTPYVDAWDKKDDISDNIYDVMKKAGGSDDSLYLMPWNIQVLYVYYRPSIFKEAGITETPKTYDEFLEDIKKCTMDTNGDGKTDVYGFGMRGASGGQEPWGSFIYGEGGSFDDLTSDASVQGMQDFIDLYKNGYVPESATNDGFNETVANFKSGKTAMFIHHIGSSKGMVEELGDDVDAFIIPKGKGQWTSMGDTETVMFDSCENKAAAFEWMKYLATEEGQEMWCEGTGQVPVSQTVQQEDYFQNDKFMKVSMEGVDIAGTVPVKDTTTEWISNWPATISQALTGEITAKECMDKLDKALNE, from the coding sequence ATGAAAAAGAGGTTATTAGCAGTATTACTGACAGCAGCTATGGTACTCGGAATGACAGCTTGCGGATCTAAATCCAATAGCGGAAGCTCAGACAAAAAAGAAGAAGCTCAGTCAACCGATGATATCAAAGAGTGCACAATCAAGTTCCAGTATTGGGCAGATAACACAGATTATTCTTCCCTGATGCAGGACATCATCAAGAAGTTCAACGAGGAGAATAAGTACGGAATCACTGTTGAAGGTGAAGAAGTTCCTTGGGATGGTGGAGGATATTCCAACACACTGTTCAACGCAGCTATGGGTGGTGGAGCACCGGATGTAGCAACCTTTAAGCTTTCCGCAACACCGATGTTCACAAACAATAACCTGCTTGCAGACTTAACACCTTATGTTGATGCATGGGATAAGAAAGATGACATTTCTGACAACATCTACGACGTAATGAAAAAGGCAGGCGGATCTGACGATTCACTCTATCTGATGCCATGGAACATTCAGGTACTCTATGTATACTACAGACCATCAATCTTCAAAGAGGCTGGTATCACAGAGACACCTAAGACATACGATGAGTTCCTTGAAGACATTAAGAAATGTACAATGGATACAAATGGTGATGGAAAGACAGACGTATACGGATTTGGTATGCGTGGTGCTTCCGGTGGACAGGAGCCATGGGGAAGTTTCATCTATGGTGAAGGTGGAAGCTTTGATGATCTGACATCTGATGCATCTGTACAGGGTATGCAGGACTTCATCGATCTGTATAAGAACGGATATGTTCCGGAGTCAGCTACGAACGATGGATTCAACGAGACAGTTGCTAACTTCAAGTCTGGAAAGACAGCTATGTTCATACATCATATTGGATCTTCTAAAGGTATGGTAGAAGAACTTGGTGATGATGTTGATGCATTCATCATTCCAAAAGGAAAAGGACAGTGGACATCCATGGGAGATACAGAGACTGTAATGTTCGATTCTTGCGAGAACAAAGCAGCAGCATTTGAGTGGATGAAATATCTTGCAACAGAAGAAGGACAGGAAATGTGGTGTGAAGGAACAGGACAGGTTCCAGTAAGCCAGACTGTTCAGCAGGAAGATTACTTCCAGAATGACAAATTCATGAAAGTATCTATGGAAGGTGTCGATATTGCGGGTACAGTTCCGGTAAAAGATACAACAACTGAGTGGATCAGTAATTGGCCGGCAACAATTTCTCAGGCTCTGACAGGCGAGATTACAGCTAAAGAGTGTATGGATAAGCTGGACAAAGCTCTTAACGAGTAG
- a CDS encoding carbohydrate ABC transporter permease — MVKKKSIYPYLLVAPALIIILCVVFIPVINAIGMSFQSYDLRRPNDIAFVGLANYIAAFKDALFWKALWKTILWVVFGVGFQFVFGFILALLLNKKFRGRGVVRAVSLIPWVTPGILIGLMWRWMYDGNYGVLNDILQKLHIINKSIPFLAQTNTAFPAVVVTIIWQGIPFFALMILAGLQGIPGELYEAADMDGATGFQKLFKITIPSIKNTIFITGLLRIIWVANSVDVIFNMTEGGPAYATQTLSVYVFNKAQALNLGYSSAMAILLALVLCLVAVPYLIFTFREEDK, encoded by the coding sequence ATGGTAAAAAAGAAAAGTATCTATCCATATTTATTGGTAGCACCTGCTCTGATTATCATTTTGTGCGTAGTATTCATTCCGGTTATTAATGCGATTGGAATGAGTTTCCAGAGTTATGATTTGAGAAGACCGAATGACATTGCGTTTGTCGGACTTGCAAATTACATCGCGGCATTTAAAGATGCGCTGTTCTGGAAAGCACTTTGGAAGACGATTCTCTGGGTGGTATTTGGCGTTGGATTTCAGTTTGTATTTGGTTTTATACTGGCGTTGCTTCTTAACAAGAAGTTCAGAGGCCGCGGTGTTGTCCGTGCAGTCAGCCTGATTCCATGGGTCACACCTGGTATTTTGATCGGTCTTATGTGGAGATGGATGTATGACGGTAACTATGGTGTACTCAATGACATTCTTCAGAAATTACACATAATTAATAAGAGCATACCATTTTTAGCACAGACGAATACAGCATTTCCAGCAGTTGTAGTAACGATTATCTGGCAGGGAATTCCATTCTTTGCACTGATGATTCTTGCAGGACTGCAGGGAATTCCAGGAGAACTTTATGAAGCAGCCGACATGGATGGCGCGACAGGATTCCAGAAGTTATTTAAGATTACAATTCCAAGTATTAAGAATACAATCTTTATCACAGGACTTCTGAGAATTATCTGGGTTGCAAACTCAGTCGATGTTATCTTCAACATGACGGAAGGTGGACCGGCTTATGCAACACAGACACTGAGTGTATATGTGTTTAATAAAGCTCAGGCATTGAACTTAGGATACTCATCAGCAATGGCAATCTTGCTTGCACTTGTACTTTGCCTGGTTGCAGTTCCGTATTTGATCTTTACATTTAGAGAGGAGGATAAGTAG
- a CDS encoding carbohydrate ABC transporter permease, protein MKRESFLKRFLTVYLPLIVILLFILFPFYWTFITSIKPDTELYGAVTYWPRQVQWENYTKLFTTTVNFLAAMKNSFIVAAVTTVVSLTASTLASYAFSRYRFAGRRAMMALFLSNNMFPTVLLLIPLYSIMRNLGLLYTPWALVLAYTTFTLPFSVWLLNGFFNDLPLSLEEAALVDGCNRRMAFFKIILPILGPCLVATGVYIFMTSWNEYTFAVMFTNNATRTIPVALKSLIGQLGVDWGLLTAGGIITIIPVCIMFFFAQKRLVEGLTAGAVKG, encoded by the coding sequence ATGAAGAGGGAATCATTCTTAAAGAGATTTTTAACAGTATATCTCCCACTGATCGTAATATTACTTTTCATCCTGTTCCCGTTTTATTGGACATTTATTACATCTATAAAACCGGACACAGAGTTATACGGAGCAGTTACATACTGGCCAAGACAAGTTCAATGGGAGAACTACACGAAACTGTTTACTACAACAGTAAATTTCCTGGCTGCCATGAAGAATAGCTTTATTGTTGCGGCAGTAACAACAGTTGTTTCTCTGACAGCATCAACATTAGCATCATATGCGTTTTCAAGATACAGATTTGCAGGACGTAGAGCGATGATGGCATTGTTTTTAAGCAATAATATGTTCCCTACGGTATTGCTTTTAATCCCATTATACTCTATAATGAGAAATCTGGGGTTACTTTATACTCCATGGGCTCTTGTACTCGCATATACAACGTTCACACTTCCATTTTCTGTATGGTTGCTGAATGGATTTTTTAACGACTTGCCACTATCACTTGAAGAAGCAGCATTGGTTGATGGATGTAATAGAAGGATGGCATTTTTCAAGATCATTTTACCTATATTAGGTCCTTGCCTTGTTGCCACCGGTGTATATATCTTCATGACATCATGGAACGAGTATACATTTGCGGTAATGTTTACGAACAATGCGACAAGAACAATACCTGTAGCACTGAAGAGTCTGATCGGTCAGCTTGGAGTTGACTGGGGTCTGTTAACAGCAGGTGGAATTATTACAATCATTCCAGTATGTATCATGTTCTTCTTTGCACAGAAGAGATTAGTTGAGGGATTAACAGCAGGAGCTGTTAAAGGTTAA
- a CDS encoding transketolase, translating into MNYEKKAKELRQEILKSLFACQSGHPGGSLSCVEILMALYYDEMKNLDPKDPKKADRDRLVLSKGHACPTLYAILADLGYFPKEDLAHLRQIDSHLQGHPDCNKTPGVDMNTGSLGQGMSLATGLALAAKHAKADYKVYAVVGDGECQEGIVWEAAMAAAHYKLDNLCVLLDYNGLQIDGTNDQVMGLGNIVEKFKAFGFECFEVDGHNIEEIDKAIEAPVSGKPKFICCHTIKGKGVSFMENQVGWHGRPLKPEEFETAMKELEA; encoded by the coding sequence ATGAATTACGAGAAAAAAGCAAAGGAATTGCGCCAAGAGATATTGAAGAGTTTATTTGCCTGCCAGTCAGGTCATCCGGGCGGATCATTATCATGTGTTGAGATTCTTATGGCTCTCTACTATGATGAGATGAAGAATCTTGATCCTAAGGATCCTAAGAAAGCAGACAGAGACCGTCTCGTATTAAGTAAGGGACATGCTTGCCCTACATTATATGCAATCCTGGCAGATCTGGGATATTTCCCGAAAGAGGATCTGGCACACCTTCGTCAGATTGACAGCCATCTTCAGGGACATCCGGACTGCAACAAGACTCCAGGTGTTGATATGAACACAGGATCTCTTGGACAGGGAATGTCTCTGGCAACAGGACTTGCTCTTGCAGCTAAGCATGCAAAAGCCGACTACAAAGTATATGCAGTAGTTGGTGATGGCGAGTGTCAGGAAGGTATTGTATGGGAGGCAGCTATGGCAGCAGCTCATTACAAACTTGATAACCTTTGCGTTTTACTTGACTATAACGGACTTCAGATTGATGGAACTAACGATCAGGTTATGGGACTTGGAAACATCGTTGAGAAGTTTAAAGCCTTCGGTTTCGAATGCTTTGAAGTAGATGGACATAACATCGAAGAAATTGACAAAGCAATTGAGGCTCCAGTATCTGGTAAGCCAAAATTCATTTGCTGCCACACAATCAAAGGTAAAGGTGTATCCTTCATGGAGAATCAGGTAGGATGGCACGGAAGACCGTTGAAACCAGAAGAGTTCGAGACAGCTATGAAAGAATTGGAGGCGTAA
- a CDS encoding transketolase family protein, with translation MGKSLRVAYGEALVKLGQKNDKIVALDADLAHATMSATFAEAFPDRFFNAGIAECNMMGMAAGFAHTGYIPFASTFALFGTGRAYEIIRNSIAYTNTNVKFGLSHSGLSVGEDGGSHQSIEDVALMREMPNMTIFVPCDPTEMEKAVFAAAEIDGPVYIRVARPVCEDITTEDTPFIPGKANILKDGNDVCIITMGLMVPIALKAAEMLEAEGISAAVVNMHTVKPIDAETILAMNEKCKGIVTAEEHSVIGGLGSAVAEVLAGHDGAKFERVGIQDKFGKSGKPDELFAAYGLTAENIVEKCKATLA, from the coding sequence ATGGGAAAATCATTAAGAGTTGCTTACGGAGAAGCATTAGTTAAATTAGGACAGAAGAACGATAAGATCGTTGCATTAGATGCAGACCTTGCACATGCAACAATGTCAGCTACATTTGCTGAGGCATTTCCAGATCGTTTCTTTAACGCAGGAATTGCAGAGTGTAATATGATGGGTATGGCAGCTGGATTTGCTCATACAGGATACATTCCATTTGCAAGCACATTTGCTCTTTTCGGAACAGGAAGAGCTTATGAGATCATTCGTAACTCTATTGCATACACAAACACAAATGTTAAATTTGGATTATCTCATTCAGGACTTTCAGTAGGAGAGGATGGAGGAAGTCATCAGTCTATCGAGGATGTTGCTCTTATGAGAGAGATGCCGAACATGACAATTTTTGTACCATGTGATCCTACAGAGATGGAGAAAGCTGTATTTGCAGCAGCAGAGATTGACGGACCAGTTTACATCCGTGTTGCAAGACCTGTTTGTGAGGATATCACAACAGAGGATACACCATTTATCCCGGGAAAAGCTAACATCTTAAAAGATGGTAACGATGTTTGCATCATCACAATGGGACTTATGGTACCAATCGCATTAAAAGCAGCTGAGATGCTTGAGGCAGAAGGAATTTCTGCAGCAGTTGTTAATATGCACACAGTAAAACCTATCGATGCTGAGACAATCCTTGCTATGAACGAGAAGTGCAAAGGTATCGTAACAGCTGAGGAGCATTCTGTGATTGGTGGACTTGGATCTGCTGTAGCAGAAGTCCTTGCAGGACATGACGGAGCTAAATTCGAAAGAGTTGGTATCCAGGATAAATTCGGAAAATCCGGTAAACCAGATGAACTGTTTGCAGCTTATGGACTTACAGCTGAGAACATCGTTGAAAAATGCAAAGCAACATTAGCATAA
- a CDS encoding sugar phosphate isomerase/epimerase family protein, translated as MYNLKFGCQSYPWKMGKHFGQLPRMLKVAAEAGFQSIECEIDMLGTWFHDPEGVKKQLEKYNMEFAALVLHQDWNGMEETAEEAALSREAIEFVKHFPNAKIMLSHHAGNVPRGEGEALAERRKCLINCMASVAAEAAEAGIVCCFHPNSAKNSLFRTEEDYEAMFELIQPTAIGWAPDVGHIENGGMSAIEQMKAHRDLIRHVHFKDRIAQNEWAVMGEGKIDYPAIIKYLAETGYLGWIMVEDESPRAETDSDGVVAEDGKYMCRQIHR; from the coding sequence GTGTACAATTTAAAATTTGGCTGTCAGTCCTATCCATGGAAGATGGGAAAGCATTTTGGTCAGTTGCCGAGAATGCTTAAAGTGGCAGCAGAGGCAGGATTTCAGAGCATTGAGTGCGAAATTGACATGCTTGGAACATGGTTCCATGACCCGGAAGGTGTGAAAAAACAGCTTGAGAAATATAACATGGAATTTGCGGCACTTGTTCTTCATCAGGATTGGAATGGCATGGAGGAGACTGCGGAAGAAGCAGCGTTAAGCCGTGAAGCAATTGAATTCGTGAAACATTTTCCAAATGCCAAGATTATGCTGAGTCATCATGCAGGAAATGTACCTAGAGGAGAAGGTGAAGCATTGGCAGAAAGAAGAAAATGTCTGATCAACTGCATGGCATCTGTAGCGGCTGAGGCAGCAGAGGCAGGAATCGTATGTTGTTTCCATCCGAACAGTGCAAAGAATTCGTTGTTTCGTACAGAAGAAGATTATGAAGCCATGTTTGAGTTGATTCAGCCGACTGCTATTGGCTGGGCTCCGGATGTAGGACATATTGAGAATGGTGGTATGAGTGCAATTGAACAGATGAAAGCACACAGAGATCTGATCCGCCACGTACATTTTAAAGACCGTATTGCTCAGAATGAATGGGCTGTTATGGGAGAAGGAAAAATTGACTATCCTGCAATTATCAAATATCTGGCAGAGACAGGATACCTTGGCTGGATTATGGTGGAAGATGAAAGCCCGCGTGCAGAGACAGACAGTGACGGGGTTGTTGCTGAGGACGGAAAATATATGTGCCGGCAGATTCACAGGTAA
- a CDS encoding Gfo/Idh/MocA family protein, which yields MSMHTVAVMGLGVRGKIHLHGLLENPDYYKVVGLCDIDEPKMKAVAEEYHLDDVPLFTDAEEMLKETRPEIFVFVTYPDLRLSVIQLAVKYGVKGISFEKPMAESLQEAKKIVKLCHDNGIKAVVCHQQKYLSQMQTLKKRIEDGEIGEITKIHVECQAWFSQLGTHYVDYILWANGGHRAKWVCGHVHGPICLDDNHPAPDYLLGTMELENGVHAYVECGYLAEAHNPPEYGSSDNRLTVYGKEGYVYAETDGFWGACTKATNGRLIEGKDPGWRNHQQIPIQTPYYTEFAEWMEDDSKVHSCNIDTAYHGYEILEGMCLSALNNVRVDLPIQDLDYEPVFDRMRKDLPECDSRKMYIYDGKTPRKERD from the coding sequence ATGAGTATGCATACAGTTGCGGTAATGGGTCTCGGAGTCCGTGGTAAGATTCATCTTCACGGGCTTCTGGAAAATCCAGATTATTATAAAGTAGTAGGCCTTTGCGATATTGATGAGCCTAAGATGAAAGCAGTTGCTGAGGAATACCATCTGGACGATGTACCACTTTTTACGGATGCAGAAGAGATGTTAAAGGAGACAAGACCGGAAATATTTGTATTTGTTACATATCCAGATCTCCGGCTTTCTGTCATTCAACTGGCAGTAAAATACGGTGTAAAAGGAATTTCCTTTGAAAAACCGATGGCTGAGAGTCTTCAGGAGGCAAAGAAAATTGTAAAGTTGTGCCATGATAACGGAATCAAAGCAGTTGTTTGTCATCAGCAGAAATATCTGTCCCAGATGCAGACACTAAAGAAACGTATTGAGGACGGCGAAATTGGCGAGATCACAAAGATACATGTAGAGTGTCAAGCCTGGTTCAGCCAGCTTGGAACACACTATGTAGACTATATTCTCTGGGCGAATGGTGGACATCGTGCAAAATGGGTATGTGGACATGTACACGGTCCGATTTGTCTGGATGATAACCATCCGGCACCAGATTACCTGCTTGGTACTATGGAACTGGAAAATGGAGTACATGCTTATGTAGAGTGTGGATATCTTGCAGAGGCTCACAACCCACCGGAATATGGAAGCAGTGATAATCGTCTGACTGTTTATGGTAAAGAAGGTTATGTATATGCTGAGACAGACGGGTTCTGGGGAGCATGCACAAAGGCTACAAATGGTCGTCTGATAGAAGGAAAGGATCCAGGCTGGAGAAACCATCAGCAGATTCCGATTCAGACACCTTACTATACAGAGTTTGCAGAGTGGATGGAGGATGATTCAAAAGTTCACAGCTGCAACATTGATACAGCATATCACGGATATGAAATTCTGGAAGGAATGTGCCTGTCAGCACTGAACAATGTGCGTGTAGACCTGCCGATTCAGGATCTGGACTATGAACCGGTATTTGACCGCATGAGAAAGGATCTTCCAGAGTGCGACAGCCGTAAGATGTACATTTATGATGGCAAGACACCACGTAAGGAGCGCGACTAG
- a CDS encoding alpha/beta fold hydrolase, translating into MNQKKECMDVHVNGLKFHVQTFGSGVPIIMIMGLGAPGDKWKHNYELLSKWFWCIVPDNRGAGLSDKPEAESYTTEQMADDIIGIMDTLDIKKAHVMGVSMGGAIAQQVALKVPDRVLSLILTSTFASVSPAFKKALNLICELKEDTDPAVLKQLNLWMTYGQYTQIHHPEKIEKSIEEDAAYPYPMPVYAYKAQCGACLSHNTAGRLHELKMPVLIAAGAKDLFMNIEKTMELVHGISQAEFYLAPEGGHVHQWEYPEPYDSVVVGFLMKHTN; encoded by the coding sequence ATGAATCAGAAAAAAGAATGTATGGATGTCCATGTAAATGGATTGAAATTTCATGTACAGACATTTGGAAGCGGTGTCCCTATTATTATGATTATGGGACTTGGAGCACCGGGAGATAAATGGAAGCATAACTATGAGCTATTAAGTAAATGGTTTTGGTGTATTGTTCCGGATAACAGAGGAGCAGGATTAAGCGACAAACCGGAAGCAGAGAGTTATACAACAGAGCAGATGGCAGACGATATCATCGGTATCATGGATACATTAGATATCAAAAAAGCCCATGTTATGGGTGTCTCTATGGGAGGCGCCATTGCACAGCAGGTGGCACTGAAAGTTCCGGACAGAGTTCTGAGTCTGATTTTGACAAGTACATTTGCAAGTGTAAGTCCGGCATTTAAAAAGGCTTTAAATCTAATCTGTGAGCTGAAAGAAGATACAGATCCGGCAGTATTAAAGCAGTTGAATCTTTGGATGACCTATGGCCAATACACGCAGATACATCACCCAGAGAAGATTGAGAAATCTATTGAAGAAGATGCAGCGTACCCTTATCCAATGCCGGTGTATGCCTATAAGGCACAGTGTGGGGCATGCCTCAGCCACAATACAGCAGGCAGGCTGCATGAGCTTAAAATGCCGGTACTGATTGCTGCAGGGGCGAAGGATTTGTTCATGAATATAGAGAAGACCATGGAATTAGTACATGGAATTTCACAGGCAGAATTCTATCTTGCACCGGAAGGCGGACATGTACATCAGTGGGAATATCCTGAGCCATATGACAGTGTTGTAGTGGGATTTTTGATGAAACATACAAATTAA
- a CDS encoding AEC family transporter produces MSIDMNTLISQMIMFFVILGCGFIGAKLGLLKAEVIHGLSSLLMGVICPLMLIAVFPSAVQEENAWDIAKSVIPYALITYPLLTGAGFLTGTLLHFRGDKRKIFTAQCLFGNMAFFGLPLVKEIFDPVAVVAFSFCVVIDNLFLWTEGVLLTSKSEGGQELSLKLIIKKLSNPVIVGVLIGLALMILKVPSDLLILRSFDTIGSCAKPLALLYIGGTIALMESGSLKKAWPVVFVIIIKLIVMPVVIFRVMTWLGVNDLARNIWTLIIALPSMASIPIMAESFGSTEADYAAQGVFIITLASLVTIPLVVMLCM; encoded by the coding sequence ATGTCTATAGATATGAATACGTTGATTAGTCAAATGATTATGTTTTTTGTCATTCTCGGATGTGGATTTATAGGAGCAAAATTAGGGCTTTTGAAAGCCGAAGTCATTCATGGGTTAAGCAGTCTGCTTATGGGCGTTATCTGTCCATTGATGCTGATTGCAGTATTTCCGTCAGCAGTGCAGGAGGAAAATGCATGGGATATTGCAAAATCTGTAATTCCCTATGCACTGATTACATATCCGCTGCTTACAGGAGCTGGATTCCTTACAGGAACGTTATTACATTTCCGGGGAGATAAAAGAAAAATCTTTACTGCCCAATGTCTTTTCGGAAATATGGCGTTCTTTGGGCTGCCTCTTGTAAAAGAGATATTTGATCCGGTTGCAGTAGTAGCATTTTCTTTCTGCGTTGTAATAGATAATCTGTTCCTCTGGACAGAAGGAGTATTGCTCACTTCTAAATCAGAAGGAGGACAGGAATTATCCTTGAAGCTGATCATAAAGAAGCTGTCTAATCCTGTTATAGTAGGAGTATTGATCGGGCTGGCGTTGATGATTTTGAAAGTGCCATCAGATTTACTGATTCTTCGAAGCTTTGATACAATAGGAAGCTGTGCAAAGCCACTGGCACTTTTGTATATCGGAGGAACGATTGCACTGATGGAATCAGGATCATTAAAGAAAGCATGGCCAGTTGTATTTGTCATAATCATTAAGCTGATAGTTATGCCGGTTGTCATATTTCGTGTGATGACGTGGCTTGGCGTGAATGATCTTGCGAGAAATATTTGGACGCTGATTATTGCACTTCCGAGTATGGCGAGTATTCCGATTATGGCAGAAAGCTTCGGTTCAACAGAAGCTGATTATGCGGCACAGGGTGTATTTATTATTACACTGGCAAGTCTGGTAACAATACCGCTTGTGGTGATGCTTTGCATGTAA
- a CDS encoding HIT family protein: MVDQNCAYCVEGELLAKFGIKICELENSKVYLFKEQSHPGRVVVAHKKHVSEILELTPQERAAYLEEIAKVSEAIHKIFKPAKVNYGAYGDTGHHLHFHLVPKYTDEYEWGGTFEMNPGKKFLSDEEYAEMIEKIKAELV, from the coding sequence ATGGTAGATCAGAATTGTGCATATTGTGTAGAGGGAGAATTATTGGCAAAGTTTGGAATTAAGATTTGCGAACTTGAGAATTCTAAAGTATATCTTTTTAAAGAGCAGAGCCATCCAGGAAGAGTTGTAGTTGCTCATAAGAAACATGTCAGTGAGATTCTTGAGCTGACACCGCAGGAGAGAGCAGCATACTTAGAGGAGATTGCAAAGGTATCTGAGGCAATCCACAAAATCTTCAAACCTGCAAAAGTGAACTATGGTGCATATGGAGATACAGGACATCATCTGCATTTCCATCTTGTACCAAAATACACAGATGAGTATGAGTGGGGTGGCACATTCGAAATGAATCCGGGAAAGAAATTCTTAAGTGATGAAGAATATGCTGAGATGATTGAAAAGATTAAGGCTGAGCTGGTTTAG